One segment of Bacteroides caecimuris DNA contains the following:
- a CDS encoding manganese efflux pump MntP family protein, whose product MTGLEIWLLAIGLAMDCFAVSIASGIILKRTRWKPMLIMAFTFGLFQAIMPFIGWMFAKSFSHFIESIDHWIAFAILAFLGGRMIWESFKEEECCQLFNPTSLKVVFTMAVATSIDALAIGISFAFLGVQSYHAILSPILIIGLVSFVMSLIGLLFGIQCGCGIARKLKAELWGGIILVLIGLKILIEHLFLQ is encoded by the coding sequence GATTGTTTCGCTGTCTCCATTGCAAGCGGTATCATTTTGAAGCGTACCCGATGGAAACCCATGCTAATCATGGCTTTTACATTCGGACTTTTTCAAGCAATCATGCCTTTTATCGGATGGATGTTCGCCAAAAGCTTCAGCCATTTCATAGAAAGCATAGACCATTGGATTGCTTTTGCCATTCTTGCCTTTCTTGGCGGCAGAATGATTTGGGAATCTTTCAAAGAAGAAGAGTGCTGCCAGCTATTCAACCCGACCAGCCTGAAAGTAGTATTCACGATGGCCGTTGCAACGAGTATCGACGCACTGGCAATCGGTATTTCGTTTGCCTTTTTAGGTGTGCAAAGTTATCATGCAATCCTGTCCCCTATCCTTATCATCGGACTTGTTTCCTTCGTCATGTCACTCATCGGTCTGCTCTTTGGTATCCAATGCGGCTGTGGCATCGCCCGAAAACTGAAAGCAGAGTTATGGGGAGGCATCATTCTGGTCCTCATCGGACTAAAGATATTAATTGAACATTTATTTCTCCAATAA